In one Melospiza melodia melodia isolate bMelMel2 chromosome 5, bMelMel2.pri, whole genome shotgun sequence genomic region, the following are encoded:
- the NIPAL1 gene encoding magnesium transporter NIPA3: MRLDDWKTISANSVSTSRWSALNHHVVEKIEFPWSELHSQIYFSNFYVATCQERSTAKASTGPLSQTQVVAHQDCSSLLPAAKGKKTKSVETPGEANAAKVLQESALFFGFSVQVGSQNSPGRGDATSVSAGERARPGALSRARAGGARGAWQPWGPEGRCPSVRPSVRPSCRAGAVLSFSRPDSCQAWCQITNVSESHSPLLTSMEGAGNETNWSNSLPSGSKYHLYIGLALAIGSSIFIGSSFILKKKGLLKLADRGVTRAGQGGYSYLKEWVWWAGLLSMGLGEAANFAAYAFAPATLVTPLGALSVLISAILSSYFLNEKLNIHGKLGCVLSILGSTVMVIHAPEEEEVTSLDEMERKLQDPVFVTFAVLLTVVALVLIIVVAPKRGQTNILIYILICSLIGAFSVSSVKGLGIAIKQMLQRKPVYRHPLVYILVGILVLSVSTQISYLNKALDVFNTSLVTPIYYVCFTTTVVTCSIILFKEWSSMELGDIIGTLSGFCSIIIGIFLLHAFKNTNITWSQLMSTVAKESSPPHRDSETSHTLLESMENPALAYEEDNILFSQ, from the exons ATGAGGCTTGATGACTGGAAAACCATCAGTGCCAACAGTGTCTCCACCAGTAGGTG GTCTGCACTAAATCACCATGTAGTGGAGAAGATAGAGTTCCCATGGTCAGAGCTTCATTCGCAAATCTACTTCAGTAATTTTTACGTGGCTACATGCCAGGAAAG ATCCACGGCCAAAGCGAGCACAGGCCCCTTGTCACAGACACAAGTGGTTGCACATCAAGACTGCTCTTCTCTTCTCCCAGCTGCGAAGGGGAAGAAAACTAAATCTGTAGAGACTCCAGGAGAGGCAAATGCTGCCAAGGTACTTCAGGAGAGCGCGCTTTTCTTTGGGTTCAGTGTTCAGGTGGGGTCACAGAACTCCCCAG GCCGAGGGGATGCCACCTCCGTGTCCGCCGGCGAGCGGGCGCGCCCAGGTGCGCTGAGCCGCGCCCGTGCGGGCGGAGCCCGCGGAGCCTGGCAGCCGTGGGGCCCGGAGGGGCGCtgcccgtccgtccgtccgtccgtccgtccgtcctgcCGTGCGG GTGCTGTGCTCTCTTTTTCTCGCCCTGACTCCTGCCAGGCATGGTGCCAGATCACCAACGTGTCTGAATCACACTCTCCTCTCCTCACCTCTATGGAGGGGGCTGGCAATGAAACAAACTGGAGCAATTCCCTTCCTTCTGGAAGCAAATACCACCTCTACATTGGCTTGGCTTTGGCTATAGGCTCCAGTATCTTTATTGGTTCTAGTTTCATACTGAAGAAGAAAGGACTTTTGAAACTGGCAGACAGAGGAGTCACCCGAGCTG gaCAAGGTGGATATTCTTATTTGAAGGAATGGGTTTGGTGGGCTGGACTGCTATCAA TGGGATTAGGAGAAGCTGCAAACTTTGCTGCCTATGCCTTTGCACCTGCAACCTTGGTTACCCCCTTGGGTGCCCTGAGTGTTCTCATAAG TGCTATATTGTCATCCTATTTTTTAAATGAGAAGCTGAATATTCATGGAAAGCTGGGCTGTGTACTAAGCATTTTGGGGTCAACAGTCATGGTTATTCATgccccagaggaggaggaggtcacCTCACTAGATGAGATGGAAAGAAAGCTGCAAGATCCAG TGTTTGTTACATTTGCTGTTCTGCTGACAGTCGTTGCCCTTGTCCTGATCATTGTTGTGGCTCCAAAGAGAGGTCAGACAAACATACTGATCTACATTTTAATTTGCTCTCTCATCGGTGCCTTCTCCGTCTCATCTGTGAAGGGCCTGGGCATTGCCATCAAGCAGATGCTGCAGAGGAAGCCAGTCTATCGCCATCCCTTGGTTTACATTCTGGTGGGCATCCTGGTGCTCTCAGTCAGCACTCAGATCAGCTACCTCAACAAAGCGCTGGACGTGTTCAACACATCCCTTGTGACGCCCATTTACTACGTGTGCTTCACTACCACAGTGGTGACGTGCTCCATCATCTTGTTCAAGGAGTGGAGCAGTATGGAACTGGGTGACATCATTGGAACCCTGAGTGGATTCTGCAGCATCATCATTGGCATCTTCCTACTGCATGCTTTCAAGAACACTAACATCACCTGGAGTCAGCTGATGTCCACTGTTGCCAAAGAATCGTCACCGCCACACCGCGACTCTGAA
- the CNGA1 gene encoding LOW QUALITY PROTEIN: cGMP-gated cation channel alpha-1 (The sequence of the model RefSeq protein was modified relative to this genomic sequence to represent the inferred CDS: substituted 1 base at 1 genomic stop codon), which produces MKVGVIETHHSHAIVPSVVVHDTSKDHGLMHEGGNRYARQQYLPGVFACYNINNNSNKDEXKKRKKEKKSKPEKKKDGETQKTKEKKEKNKNKDKLKKKENTEEKKKDIFTIDPAGNIYYNWLFCITMPVMYNWTMIIARACFDELQHDYLVAWFIIDYVSDAIYVADMFVRTRTGYLEQGLLVKEEHKLREKYKKSFQFKLDFLSILPTDLLYFKLGLNYPELRINRLLRVARMFEFFQRTETRTNYPNIFRISNLVMYIVIIIHWNACVYYSISKAIGFGADTWVYPNTSDPEFARLTRKYVYSLYWSTLTLTTIGETPPPVRDSEYFFVVVDFLVGVLIFATIVGNVGSMISNMNAARAEFQARIDAIKQYMHFRNVSKDMEKRVIKWFDYLWTNKKAVDEREVLKYLPDKLRAEIAINVHLETLKKVRIFADCEAGLLVELVLKLQPQVYSPGDYICRKGDIGREMYIIKEGKLAVVADDGITQFVVLSDGSYFGEISILNIKGSKAGNRRTANIKSIGYSDLFCLSKDDLMEALTEYPDAKAMLEEKGKQILMKDGLLDIEIANLGSDPKDLEEKVAYMERAMDRLQTKFARLLAEYEGAQQKVKKRLTQIEKILKPVIEEEFAALEEADPSTDKPGLSKAE; this is translated from the exons ATGAAGGTAGGAGTGATTGAGACCCATCACTCCCATGCAATTGTTCCCAGTGTGGTAGTGCATGACACCAGTAAGGACCATGGACTGATGCATGAAGGGGGAAACAggtatg ccaGGCAACAGTATCTACCTGGAGTTTTTGCATGCTACAATATtaacaataatagtaataaagATGAGTAA aagaaaaggaaaaaagaaaagaagag CAAGCCAGAGAAGAAAAAGGATGGAGAAACACAAAAGaccaaagaaaaaaaggagaaaaataaaaataaagataagttgaagaagaaagaaaatacagaAGA GAAGAAGAAAGATATTTTCACCATTGATCCAGCAGGAAATATATATTACAACTGGTTGTTTTGCATCACAATGCCTGTCATGTACAACTGGACCATGATTATTGCTAG AGCCTGTTTTGATGAGCTTCAGCACGATTACTTAGTGGCATGGTTTATTATTGATTATGTTTCTGATGCCATTTATGTTGCTGATATGTTTGTGCGGACAAGGACAG GTTACCTGGAGCAAGGTCTTCTGGTGAAAGAAGAACATAAGCTACGAGAGAAATACAAGAAATCTTTTCAATTCAAATTAGATTTTCTGTCAATCTTACCAACTGATCTCTTATACTTTAAGTTAGGATTGAATTACCCAGAATTAAGAATAAACAGACTACTCAGAGTAGCTCGGATGTTTGAATTCTTCCAGAGAACAGAAACAAGAACAAACTACCCAAATATCTTCAGGATCTCTAACCTTGTCATGTACATTGTGATTATTATTCACTGGAATGCCTGTGTGTACTACTCCATCTCAAAAGCCATTGGATTTGGGGCTGACACGTGGGTCTATCCCAACACCTCAGATCCTGAATTTGCCCGCCTGACGAGAAAATATGTCTACAGTCTCTACTGGTCAACCCTGACCCTGACTACTATTGGTGAAACCCCCCCTCCTGTAAGAGATTCTGAGTATTTCTTTGTGGTTGTTGACTTCTTGGTTGGAGTACTGATCTTTGCTACCATCGTTGGTAACGTGGGCTCAATGATCTCCAACATGAATGCTGCCAGGGCGGAGTTCCAAGCAAGGATTGATGCTATCAAGCAGTATATGCACTTTCGGAATGTGAGTAAGGACATGGAAAAAAGAGTTATAAAGTGGTTTGACTACCTGTGGACAAACAAAAAGGCTGTGGATGAAAGGGAAGTCTTGAAGTACCTGCCAGATAAACTAAGAGCAGAGATTGCAATCAATGTTCACCTTGAAACTCTAAAAAAAGTTCGGATTTTTGCGGACTGTGAAGCGGGTTTGCTGGTTGAACTGGTTTTGAAACTCCAGCCCCAAGTATACAGTCCTGGAGATTATATTTGCAGAAAAGGAGATATTGGACGAGAGATGTACATTATCAAAGAAGGCAAGCTGGCAGTAGTTGCTGATGATGGAATTACCCAATTTGTGGTCCTAAGTGATGGCAGCTACTTCGGAGAAATCAGCATTCTTAACATCAAGGGTAGCAAAGCTGGCAATCGAAGAACAGCCAATATTAAAAGTATTGGATACTCAGACTTGTTTTGTCTGTCTAAAGATGATCTCATGGAGGCTTTAACAGAGTATCCAGATGCAAAGGCTATGCTGGAAGAAAAAGGCAAACAAATCCTAATGAAAGATGGGTTGCTGGACATTGAAATTGCAAATTTAGGAAGTGATCCTAAAGATCTGGAAGAGAAGGTCGCCTACATGGAACGTGCTATGGACAGGTTGCAAACAAAATTTGCCAGGTTGTTGGCTGAGTATGAAGGTGCACAACAGAAAGTGAAAAAAAGACTTACACAAATAGAGAAAATATTGAAGCCAGTTATAGAGGAAGAATTTGCAGCCTTAGAAGAAGCAGATCCATCCACAGATAAACCTGGATTGTCAAAAGCAGAATAA